In Huiozyma naganishii CBS 8797 chromosome 5, complete genome, the genomic window CAGACGTGTTATTGGATGTACTTTTTGAGCTGCAGCTAACCTCTTGACACCAATACCTATGGTACGTCCACGCTTTTAGCTGACATTTCCTCGAACAGTATTTTGTACGCTTACACCGGCGACATTTAGCAAATTGCCTTGGATATTCCTCCCATTTACCACAGGCAAAGTTCGCACACTGTCTCACACCAGTGATCTCATTTTTACGACACGAATTTCTCATAATAACGGAACTCCAATATATGACGTCGTGTGGGTTCTCTGTGGACACTGTGAATTTCTCTACAAGAGGGAACAGATTTAGTGATTTTCTATCGTTTATAAAATCCCACGTATTCCCATCCAACTCCTTAGACATCTTGTTGTAATCCCAAACCATGTGGAAGTTACTGATAAACTTTCGTTCATCCATCATTGAGTCGTTCAAAGTTGTGCTAAGTGACCTATCTTGGGTATTATTATCTTCGGATAAAATGTAACATCCATTCAACGAGTTCTGATTTTGGTTGGCCATGTTGCACTTCGCAGTCAGGTCCTGGAGCTCTTGAAGGAAGTGATCATCAATTGGTGCGGTTCTAGTGTTAGATGCAGAAGATTCATTTGTAAATGCAGATTCTTCCAAGTAGTCGGAAGTGTCGAATCTTTTCTGTTCCGATGCAGAAGACTGTTCATTAGATGATGCCGTTCTTTTGGTATCAAGCTCATCCATCTTGTCTCTGGCTCTTTCGAGTATCGATCTGAATGATAATGTCTTAATTAATTCCACGGACTGTAACAGTTCCTTCATGTAGGCATATTTGGATATGAACGCCAATAGTTGCAGAGACCAAATTATATCGTCTAGTTTAGGTATCACTCTACCTAGAAAAAATTCCCTAGGTGTCACAATTTTAGGCCTCTCAGATACTTTTTCTGTGAAACAGTTCTCAATCTCTGTAGTTGCATCTTGCATAGTATTGGAATCGTCCAATATGTTAGGCATGCTCCAAATCGATGCAAAATCACAAGGCTCTACCATTCTGTTCTTATCCGATTCACAGTAATAGTCATTATTAAGGTCCGACGATAAGTGTAATGGGTCGTCTCCAACCAGAAATTGCACGTATTTTTCATAGCTTTGATCCTTGGCCAATAGCAAATACATATCTTTTGAACCAATGGCCTTCAAATCAAATTTTAGGTATTCCTCATTCACATGATCGTAATTGCAGTGATAAAGAAGGTAGTTATCCAACACCGTTGCCACCAATGGTAGCATTCCGGCTGATACCAGTTTTTTTCTAATCAGTTCTGTACCTCTGGTGCCCGTGAGCACCAGACACTGAAATGCCAACGTCCATTTCCAGGCGCACAATGCTAATCTCTTTTCCATATGAATTCTGTCTGGACTCTTCAGCACAATGTATTTTGGTAGAGACACATCAATGCAAGTTTTCAAGTCTAAATGACAGTTGTGCAGAATAGTCACCAACCTTTCCAAAGCACCGTCATTGGCAACCGTTTCCCGGACTTTTGCGGAATTTGACGTCAAATACGTTAAATGATTTAAAGAGTTTATCAGTGGTATGTCCGAATTTAAGTCTAATGCTCTCCGATCGTAAACAGTAGCGGTTATAGTCACAACTGGTCTATTTAGTGTAACCAACCTGTGATTTGAGTCTCTCATTGTCCCAATATCGAAACTTCTTTCGCCCCAACTCAACTCAAAACAACTCGAATATGCAATATTGGTGTAAacacacaaaaaaaagtaaagcTGTTCAGACACAGAACTCTACTACTTTTCGTTACCCTTTCAATATGACGTTACCTCTCTGGGATGATTGCAATAGCAGTCTGATGCACCTCGggactttcttcaaatgcaAAATTAAATGCCGTTAACAAGCCTGTACAAGTCTTGAATATAGTTTCCTAGGAGACACCCTAACCAGTAACAGCAGAATGTGTAGTACCAGGGTCTCAAAGGAGGCTGTCAAGCACTGCAAGGAACCCTGTTGCAAATCTTTACGAGCAGCCGTTCCTTTGAAGTCATCTAAAGGTTGATTTCTGTATGTGTTcttgtcttttcttttttccttctctttgCCACTACTATATAGCTAGTTCGTGTGGAGTGATATGGTATGCGCAACTACTACTGGACACCCTAAGACGACAGCGATAGCGACAGCAACGGGAGCATGAGCGTCCAGGTTGTTTAGGGCTGGTGTAATTGTGACGAATCT contains:
- the MUB1 gene encoding MYND-type zinc finger protein MUB1 (similar to Saccharomyces cerevisiae MUB1 (YMR100W); ancestral locus Anc_2.454) codes for the protein MRDSNHRLVTLNRPVVTITATVYDRRALDLNSDIPLINSLNHLTYLTSNSAKVRETVANDGALERLVTILHNCHLDLKTCIDVSLPKYIVLKSPDRIHMEKRLALCAWKWTLAFQCLVLTGTRGTELIRKKLVSAGMLPLVATVLDNYLLYHCNYDHVNEEYLKFDLKAIGSKDMYLLLAKDQSYEKYVQFLVGDDPLHLSSDLNNDYYCESDKNRMVEPCDFASIWSMPNILDDSNTMQDATTEIENCFTEKVSERPKIVTPREFFLGRVIPKLDDIIWSLQLLAFISKYAYMKELLQSVELIKTLSFRSILERARDKMDELDTKRTASSNEQSSASEQKRFDTSDYLEESAFTNESSASNTRTAPIDDHFLQELQDLTAKCNMANQNQNSLNGCYILSEDNNTQDRSLSTTLNDSMMDERKFISNFHMVWDYNKMSKELDGNTWDFINDRKSLNLFPLVEKFTVSTENPHDVIYWSSVIMRNSCRKNEITGVRQCANFACGKWEEYPRQFAKCRRCKRTKYCSRKCQLKAWTYHRYWCQEVSCSSKSTSNNTSAITPSRSGNLSAAVTASTTIGANPTVNISTTGNTEGENTTTTTTTNVNEEVDRGDTHEAESIDVGSLED